One window of the Wolbachia endosymbiont of Ctenocephalides felis wCfeJ genome contains the following:
- a CDS encoding holo-[acyl-carrier-protein] synthase, whose amino-acid sequence MIRGIGTDIVYIPRVLKILQKYGEKFLNKVYTEQEIEISRKYNSQEMQTRYFAKRFAAKEAFVKALGSGFSLGITMKDIEIYSDVRGKPYIAISKDFIPKEHVIHLSLSDDKDYATAFVAICC is encoded by the coding sequence ATGATACGCGGTATTGGCACTGACATAGTATATATACCAAGAGTATTGAAAATACTGCAGAAGTATGGAGAAAAATTCCTCAATAAAGTCTACACTGAGCAGGAAATAGAGATAAGCAGAAAGTACAACAGTCAGGAAATGCAAACAAGGTATTTTGCTAAACGTTTTGCAGCAAAAGAGGCTTTTGTTAAAGCACTAGGCAGTGGGTTCAGCCTGGGCATTACAATGAAAGATATAGAAATATACAGTGACGTAAGAGGAAAGCCGTACATTGCCATCAGCAAGGATTTTATTCCAAAGGAGCATGTAATACACCTTTCTTTAAGTGACGATAAAGATTACGCCACTGCGTTTGTTGCAATCTGCTGCTAA
- a CDS encoding CDP-alcohol phosphatidyltransferase family protein — MNNNGSNSKSLPVAKLFPNFITLLGLCSGLTSLKFTFNEQWEFAVIFIIIAAIIDGMDGRIARILKSTSDFGAQLDSFADFLNFGAAPAFLLYFWKLKEIKVIGWILVMIYVICISIRLARFNVSLNAEQLDWEKFFFSGVPAPICALLSLLPIIITFQSHESEYLLFTEQFFNIRNTACYFLAISFCSVSHIPTFSAKHIYIPKSLSYIFVSFFGVFIVFFVSKPWITLPILGIAYMFTIPISIGLYIYYTYKAR, encoded by the coding sequence ATGAATAATAATGGCAGTAACAGTAAGTCTCTACCTGTCGCTAAATTATTCCCAAATTTTATAACTTTATTGGGTTTATGCTCGGGTTTAACTTCACTTAAATTTACATTTAATGAGCAGTGGGAGTTTGCAGTAATTTTTATTATCATTGCAGCAATTATAGATGGAATGGATGGCAGAATAGCCAGAATTTTAAAATCAACTAGCGATTTTGGAGCACAACTTGACTCTTTTGCTGATTTTCTAAACTTCGGTGCAGCACCTGCATTTCTTTTATATTTTTGGAAACTAAAGGAGATCAAAGTTATAGGGTGGATATTAGTAATGATATATGTTATCTGCATTTCGATAAGGCTTGCAAGGTTTAATGTATCATTGAATGCAGAACAACTTGACTGGGAAAAATTCTTCTTTTCTGGTGTTCCAGCACCGATATGTGCTTTACTTTCTTTATTGCCAATAATCATTACCTTTCAATCTCATGAAAGTGAATACTTACTTTTTACGGAGCAGTTTTTTAACATAAGAAATACGGCTTGTTACTTTTTGGCTATTTCATTTTGTTCGGTCAGTCATATTCCAACTTTTTCTGCAAAACATATTTACATTCCCAAGAGCCTATCATATATATTTGTGTCATTCTTTGGAGTTTTTATCGTATTCTTTGTTAGTAAGCCCTGGATAACTCTGCCAATTTTAGGTATTGCGTATATGTTTACTATTCCAATAAGCATTGGTCTTTACATATACTACACGTATAAAGCACGTTAG
- a CDS encoding alanine/glycine:cation symporter family protein, with product MICRLLYVVLFCLLFNDAHAISGLYESYDAVLNTINNFMNEVLFFKVFYVPFVILLVAFGYIFLTLRFKFLNVRMFKHAFAILCGKYDTTHHDGHITHLQAFVTALSSTVGLGTVAGVAIAVSMGGPGAVPWMMVTGFFGMSAKFAEVTLAFRHRTEGQEQLFSGPFQYIRNGLEEFGFKKLGIVLAAVYAVFFVLSGLGGSVAFQTNQMVSILSGYSNWVDSNPWFLSSIISVLLALVIIGGIRRIAIVSSALVPVMSLIYIFGCVTIIAFNIHNFGNAFKILFSSMIDFNAVGGGVVGAFVAGIQRAIFASEAGVGSASITHAVAKDEEPVRTGLVAMIEPCFDTMLICCLTGITIVITGAYQTGIGEGILITHKAFETVSSWFPILLTVAAPLFAFSSVISFVYCCEMGWLYLFGTKSIVIYRIAVVVVAFFSGLSRDIMAIANIGGTLFSCLALINMTALILFSNQINNEVQCYLNRLRNNKIN from the coding sequence ATGATTTGTAGATTGTTGTATGTAGTATTGTTTTGCCTACTGTTTAATGATGCGCATGCTATTTCAGGTTTGTACGAAAGTTATGACGCTGTGTTGAATACAATAAATAACTTCATGAATGAGGTATTGTTTTTCAAAGTCTTTTACGTGCCATTTGTAATTCTTCTAGTGGCTTTTGGTTATATATTTCTAACATTGCGTTTTAAATTTCTCAACGTAAGAATGTTTAAGCATGCATTTGCTATCTTATGTGGAAAATATGATACAACTCACCATGATGGTCACATCACACACCTTCAGGCATTTGTAACCGCACTCTCAAGTACGGTAGGTCTTGGAACTGTTGCTGGTGTTGCAATTGCCGTTTCAATGGGAGGGCCAGGGGCGGTGCCTTGGATGATGGTTACAGGCTTTTTCGGTATGTCAGCGAAATTCGCTGAAGTGACTTTAGCATTTAGGCACAGAACAGAAGGGCAGGAACAGTTGTTTAGTGGTCCCTTTCAATACATAAGAAATGGACTGGAAGAATTTGGATTTAAGAAACTTGGTATTGTATTAGCTGCAGTATATGCGGTATTTTTTGTATTATCAGGTCTGGGCGGCAGTGTAGCATTTCAAACTAACCAAATGGTTTCGATACTGTCTGGATACTCAAATTGGGTTGATAGTAATCCTTGGTTTCTTTCTTCTATAATTTCTGTACTGCTTGCTTTGGTGATTATTGGTGGAATCAGAAGGATAGCAATAGTATCTTCTGCACTAGTGCCTGTTATGTCACTCATATATATTTTTGGTTGTGTCACAATTATTGCATTTAATATTCACAATTTTGGCAATGCATTTAAAATATTATTCTCTAGCATGATAGATTTTAATGCCGTTGGTGGAGGAGTAGTAGGAGCATTTGTTGCTGGAATTCAAAGGGCGATTTTTGCCAGTGAAGCAGGTGTTGGTTCTGCTTCAATTACGCACGCAGTAGCTAAAGATGAAGAGCCAGTTAGAACTGGATTAGTTGCAATGATAGAGCCGTGCTTCGATACAATGTTAATTTGCTGTTTAACAGGAATAACAATAGTAATAACAGGTGCATACCAAACCGGTATTGGTGAGGGAATATTGATCACCCACAAAGCATTTGAAACAGTTTCTTCTTGGTTTCCTATACTTCTAACGGTAGCTGCGCCTCTGTTTGCATTTTCTTCAGTAATTTCATTTGTCTATTGTTGTGAAATGGGATGGCTATATCTGTTTGGCACAAAGAGTATAGTAATATATCGCATAGCAGTAGTGGTGGTTGCATTTTTCTCTGGGTTATCTAGAGATATAATGGCTATTGCCAATATTGGTGGTACTTTATTCTCCTGTTTAGCTCTCATCAATATGACAGCACTTATACTGTTTAGTAATCAGATTAACAATGAAGTTCAATGCTACTTAAATAGGTTGAGAAATAATAAAATTAATTAG
- a CDS encoding alanine/glycine:cation symporter family protein yields MILKISELLNSFLYIKIFNIPFIIIWVIATGIFCTVQFRFTNFRLFKHGIQTLLNLKCNNDNGIITHIQAFATVISGTVGLGTISGVAIAVTIGGPSAIFWMIITGMLGMSIKFAEVVLAFTYRSENSTGGAFYYMEHGLAKIGFIKTGKFLAFTYAIMLLIAMILGGIPFQANQIAALSNDLFEYNTSVIISLLVLIVILGGIKRIAFVSTGLAPVMIMLYIGMCVYLIYVNGNNLLNALSIIFQDIFNKSAIGGGVLSGLIAGVRRSVFANEVGTGTAAIAHSVVKEKDPIKVGCVAMIAPFVDTILVSFLTGIVIIITGMHSTNKIGDITLVSSVFLTALPLFSKLVLPLIMFSFAFSTIIAYYYYCEVALLYLFGNKKVLILFQILIVVSVYISCISKNIEFISYLGDSLFMSLMVPNAIAIYLLRKEVLNTIDSYYHSKRY; encoded by the coding sequence ATGATTTTAAAAATAAGTGAACTGTTAAATTCGTTTCTGTATATAAAAATATTTAACATTCCATTTATAATTATTTGGGTGATTGCAACTGGAATTTTTTGTACCGTGCAATTTAGGTTTACTAACTTCAGATTATTCAAGCATGGAATACAAACGCTGCTCAACCTAAAATGTAATAATGACAATGGCATAATCACTCATATTCAAGCGTTCGCAACAGTAATTTCGGGAACAGTTGGCCTTGGAACAATATCAGGAGTTGCAATTGCTGTAACAATAGGAGGGCCAAGTGCAATTTTTTGGATGATAATTACCGGAATGCTTGGCATGTCGATAAAGTTTGCTGAAGTAGTACTTGCATTTACTTATCGCTCTGAAAATTCAACTGGCGGGGCTTTTTATTACATGGAACACGGGCTTGCAAAAATTGGATTCATAAAAACCGGCAAATTCCTTGCATTTACTTACGCGATTATGCTACTCATTGCAATGATCTTAGGTGGCATACCATTTCAAGCAAATCAAATCGCAGCATTATCAAACGACCTCTTTGAATATAACACATCTGTTATCATATCATTACTCGTTTTAATTGTAATACTGGGAGGAATAAAGCGCATCGCTTTCGTTTCAACGGGTTTAGCACCAGTTATGATCATGTTATATATAGGCATGTGTGTGTATTTAATCTATGTAAACGGAAATAACCTGCTGAACGCTTTATCTATAATATTTCAAGATATCTTTAATAAATCAGCTATAGGAGGTGGAGTATTAAGTGGATTAATAGCAGGTGTGAGAAGATCAGTATTTGCCAACGAAGTAGGTACTGGAACAGCAGCTATAGCACATTCTGTTGTGAAAGAGAAAGATCCAATTAAAGTTGGATGCGTTGCAATGATTGCACCATTTGTAGACACAATATTAGTCTCATTTTTGACTGGCATTGTGATAATTATCACTGGTATGCATAGTACCAATAAAATTGGTGATATTACATTAGTTAGTTCGGTGTTTTTAACGGCCTTGCCTTTATTTAGCAAGCTAGTTCTTCCGCTAATAATGTTTTCCTTTGCATTCTCCACAATAATAGCTTATTATTACTACTGTGAAGTTGCCTTATTGTACTTGTTTGGTAACAAAAAAGTACTGATATTATTTCAAATTCTTATAGTGGTTTCAGTGTATATCAGTTGTATATCAAAAAATATAGAGTTTATATCTTATCTAGGCGATAGTTTATTTATGTCCCTTATGGTTCCAAATGCTATTGCGATATATCTACTGAGAAAGGAAGTCCTAAACACGATAGATTCTTATTATCATTCTAAGAGGTATTAA
- a CDS encoding phosphatidylserine decarboxylase gives MCFSLPNINKEGYLFIVVSFIVTCIAFSISWGFGVTCLFPTLLCTYFFRDPARVVPGNTGLILSPADGIISKIEEVSYPLSAENEEEKKFTLVSIFLSVLNVHVNRTPVSGTVKEMHYKKGKFVSAISNRSSNENEKQVIVIQYEKGKEIIVEQIAGLVARRIVCNLRVSQSVKAGERFGIIRFGSRVNIYVPAGIEVRVSEGQTVVGGETIIANLNKEDAQEKLTFDII, from the coding sequence ATGTGTTTTAGTTTGCCTAACATTAACAAGGAAGGTTATTTGTTTATAGTAGTTTCTTTTATAGTAACATGTATAGCATTCTCTATATCTTGGGGATTTGGCGTTACATGCTTATTTCCAACGTTATTATGTACTTATTTCTTTCGTGATCCAGCAAGAGTTGTGCCAGGCAATACTGGTCTTATACTAAGTCCCGCTGACGGTATAATTTCAAAAATTGAAGAAGTAAGTTACCCTTTATCAGCGGAAAATGAAGAGGAGAAAAAATTTACACTTGTTAGCATATTCTTGAGTGTTTTGAACGTACATGTAAATCGCACACCGGTGTCTGGCACAGTAAAGGAAATGCACTATAAAAAAGGTAAGTTTGTATCTGCAATAAGTAATAGATCTAGCAATGAAAATGAAAAGCAAGTTATTGTAATTCAGTACGAAAAGGGAAAAGAGATCATTGTAGAGCAGATAGCTGGACTAGTTGCACGTCGTATCGTTTGTAATCTAAGAGTATCTCAGAGTGTAAAGGCTGGTGAAAGGTTTGGAATTATAAGATTTGGCAGTAGAGTAAATATTTACGTTCCTGCTGGTATAGAAGTAAGAGTCTCAGAAGGACAAACTGTTGTTGGTGGTGAAACAATTATAGCAAACTTGAATAAGGAGGATGCTCAAGAAAAGCTTACTTTTGATATTATATGA